The Paenibacillus pabuli DNA segment TGAATGAAAAAAAATACTCTTATGCACTTCCCAGATTAATTACTCGTTGCTATAGCTTTTACTGGATACCACCTGTCTTCTCGCTTAATAAAATGCCGAGAATCATACTTCATATTCTTCTGATACCATAAATTCTTGCATTAAGTTTTGTATTACAACTTACAACTGCTGTATTGCTCTCTACGGTTATAGTTGTTTTTGAGGCATCGTTTTTAATACTCGAAGACGGGAATTTTAAATAAAGTGGTTGTCCAGCTTTAGTAGTCTTTCAGAGAACACTTCATTTGTTCTGGTTGGTATTTGGCCAGTACGGCAAACTAAGGAAAAGTTTCGTTCAAGTCGAATACCTGGCATGGAGATTTCCTTCAACATTCCGGTAGTTAACTCCCTTTTTACAACCCAGCGAGACAACATTGCGATGCCTAATCCAGGGAACACAGCTTCCTTGACTCCCTGGCTACTGTCGAACTTAACTGAGGAATAAATAACGTACCAATGAAAAACTCATGCTCAGGTAGGGATAGCGACAGGAACTTGCGGATTTACAACGATAAGGAGGTACCAAATTAAAAAGCCCAACTTCTCTGCAAAACAAAATAGAGAAAGTGAGCTTTTCAGTTACTTCATTATTTCTATTTGAACTAATATAAAACTGCTAAGTTGATTTTTTAGCTCAGCTATTTATTGAATTCATTAACTGGAAGAAGTATTCAGGCTTATGAGTCTTATTTAGGTTATACCATGAATGTAATGTATCTGGTGCAAATACATCTAATTTTTTCAGTACTTCCATCGCAAATTCCAGAGGAGCTATTCCTGATGCAGTAACTAAATTCGAATCAGATACCGCAGATCCTCCCTCATAGAACTTTTCTCCTTTATAGTTAGGACATACCATTTTAGTGTATTCTAAATTATTACTTGTATGCTTTCTAGTATCTAAGTATCCCATATTCGCAAGGGCCTCAGTTGCACCACAAATTGCAGCAACAATAGTGCCAAGCTTTAAAGCTTGGCCAATTCTTTCCAGGATAGGTTGATGAATTTCTTCATTCCAAGTAGTTCCTCCTGGTAAAATTAAAAGATCTTTACTCTCAAGAGTACATCCCTCAAGGGGTATATCTGGTTTTATGCTCAGTCCTCCCATCGTAGTAATCATTTCTTTATTAGCTCCTACTGTAATTACTTTTAAAGGTACTAAATTTTTTTTGAAATATCTTCCTGAGTTTAGTTCAGCTATTAAATATCCATATTCCCAGTCCGACATTGTATTAAATACATATAGAAAAACTTTTTTTGTTTGCATCCAATAACACTCCAATCACAATTGATATAGCCAACTATAACATTACTTCCCTGACACCTAGCGTCAGGGAAGTAATCAAATTTGATGAAATTTTATTAATTCCGACAAAGCTTCAATCATTCTTTTCTTAAGGCTGAGTGGCTCAATAACTCGAATAGATTTACCGTACGTTAAAAGTAAATAAGGTACATATGTATGTAACATATCTTTCTCAAGATGAAATACTGCTTGATTTGAAGTCCACTCTTGTAAATAATGTCCTAGAAACCAATGTTGGCAAATATCAGCTAATACACTTTTATCCCCATGAATAACCAAAGAAATAATCCCCTCCTTATCTTCTATAGTTGGAAGAAGATTTTTCATAAAAAAGACACGAGCTGGAAAATTTTCTGGCCGATTAAACTTATTTTCGGTTAGCATTAGACTTTCAATTCGATCTACTCTAAAACTACGGATATCATTCCTAAGATGACAAAATCCAATCACATACCACTTACTATTCCAATAGATAATTCTGTACGGATCGACCAATCTATAATTTAATTGCTTTTCGCCACTTTTATGGTGGAGAATTTTTACTGAGTACCCGCCAGCTACGGCCTGCTCCAACTCCTTCAAAAAAGGTTCCATAGAGAGTGAACTTAATCGGCTTATTACTTCAAGACTAGTTAAATGTTGGTTTAACTTTGTTTCCTGCTCTTGATTTGAGTATTTACTTAGTTTAGAAATGGCCCTATTTAGTGCTTCACCTCCATAATATCCGGCTTCTTCTGCAAAAACAGCAGCGTGAAATAGTGAAGTTTTCTCCTCAAAATCAAAAAAAAGAGGAGCCTCAATAAAATTGTTCAATAAAGTGTATCCACCGTTATGTCCTGGTTCTGAAATTATAGGTACGCCACTTGTTGAAAGTGTATCAATATATCGATACACAGTCCTTATATTCATCTCTAACTTTTCTGAAATTTGTTTTGCAGTAATTTTTTCACCTGAACGAAGCATCCATAGAATTGCTAACATATTGTCAACCTTAGGCATATAATTCCACCTCTATATGAAATTTATTTTTCTATTATACATTTCCGATTGTTCCTGGTTCCATCTGTTTACTTCCTATTACTAATGATCCTGAATTTATTTCCAAATATTGAATCGAACCTTCTTCAAGGCGTAGTTCAATGATTTCCATTTTCTCACCTCAGTTATCAAAGATAAAGCAATCTCCAATCAAGTTATACCACAAATGTTATACGTTACACTAACCTGCCCGTTAGCTTAAGAAAGCCGATTAATTGGGCCATCCCCCCATTCAGTAAACGCCAAAAGAAACGTCTTAAGTTGCGGCCGTTTAGTTTTTCTGAAATCGATCCTGATTATAGAACAAAGATATACTCGCTTATTTGCTGATCAACTTCGAGTTTACATCGTTTCTTCATCTTGTTGTACATTTTCCAGTCTTAGAATAGCTGAAGCTAGCAAGGTTGTGTTTATCGTTAATCAGTGAACTGCCCCCTGCGTTTAGTCCACACCGCTTCTGGAGCAATTATTCCTTACGCATCAGGACTTCCAGTAGCGTTGACTACGGTATTAGGTGGACTTTTGAATACCTCCAGTTTAGTTGGTTTTGGTAACAGTGCTGGGGGAGTAAGTGTTAACGGAGGGATTATTGATCTCACAGGCGCTGCAGGCACTTTGCTTAACTTTGCTTTCTCGGCATCCCGTGCAGGAACGATTACCTCACTGGCCGCTTATTTCAGTACGACAGCTGGACTTAGCTTGGTTGGATCTACAGTAACCATAACCGCACAACTATACCAATCTACTACACCTAATAACTCCTTTACGGCT contains these protein-coding regions:
- a CDS encoding exosporium glycoprotein BclB-related protein, coding for MNCPLRLVHTASGAIIPYASGLPVALTTVLGGLLNTSSLVGFGNSAGGVSVNGGIIDLTGAAGTLLNFAFSASRAGTITSLAAYFSTTAGLSLVGSTVTITAQLYQSTTPNNSFTAVPGAVVTLAPTLTGVLALGTISSGLTTGLSIPVAAGDRLLMVFSASVTAGIDVASTIAGYASGSLTIT
- a CDS encoding helix-turn-helix transcriptional regulator, whose translation is MPKVDNMLAILWMLRSGEKITAKQISEKLEMNIRTVYRYIDTLSTSGVPIISEPGHNGGYTLLNNFIEAPLFFDFEEKTSLFHAAVFAEEAGYYGGEALNRAISKLSKYSNQEQETKLNQHLTSLEVISRLSSLSMEPFLKELEQAVAGGYSVKILHHKSGEKQLNYRLVDPYRIIYWNSKWYVIGFCHLRNDIRSFRVDRIESLMLTENKFNRPENFPARVFFMKNLLPTIEDKEGIISLVIHGDKSVLADICQHWFLGHYLQEWTSNQAVFHLEKDMLHTYVPYLLLTYGKSIRVIEPLSLKKRMIEALSELIKFHQI
- a CDS encoding type 1 glutamine amidotransferase family protein, with the translated sequence MQTKKVFLYVFNTMSDWEYGYLIAELNSGRYFKKNLVPLKVITVGANKEMITTMGGLSIKPDIPLEGCTLESKDLLILPGGTTWNEEIHQPILERIGQALKLGTIVAAICGATEALANMGYLDTRKHTSNNLEYTKMVCPNYKGEKFYEGGSAVSDSNLVTASGIAPLEFAMEVLKKLDVFAPDTLHSWYNLNKTHKPEYFFQLMNSINS